In Thalassotalea fonticola, a single genomic region encodes these proteins:
- the ilvY gene encoding HTH-type transcriptional activator IlvY, which produces MDIKSFQVFAHLASSLHFGQTAHAHHVSPSTLSRMIQRIEDEVGCKLLQRDNRTVILTKAGVKFEQYANQQLVQWREFQGDILAEQPQLTGKLSIYCSVTAAYSHLPQLLDGFRRLYPQIEIMLETGNAEDAVSKVIDRQVDFAIAAHPESLAKSCYFHAIAQIPVSVIAPVVDCKVKQQLEQRQINWHDIPIILPEHGAARNRFEKWYRQKGQGKPNIYATVSGHEALVSMVALGCGVGVAPEVVLENSPVKDRVQRLTVPSAMKPFELGICCLKKRMNESVISAFMATVLES; this is translated from the coding sequence ATGGATATAAAATCTTTTCAGGTGTTCGCCCATTTAGCGAGCAGTCTGCATTTTGGCCAAACTGCGCATGCACATCATGTGAGTCCATCAACGTTATCAAGAATGATCCAACGTATTGAAGATGAGGTTGGCTGTAAGTTATTACAGCGAGATAATCGTACGGTTATTTTAACTAAAGCAGGGGTTAAATTTGAGCAATATGCTAATCAACAGCTGGTGCAGTGGCGTGAGTTTCAGGGCGATATCTTAGCTGAGCAACCACAGCTAACCGGAAAACTCAGTATTTATTGTTCAGTAACTGCGGCTTACTCACATTTGCCGCAATTATTAGATGGCTTTCGACGTTTGTATCCACAAATAGAAATCATGCTTGAAACTGGTAATGCCGAAGATGCGGTGAGTAAAGTCATTGACCGCCAAGTAGACTTTGCTATTGCAGCTCATCCTGAGTCGTTAGCAAAAAGTTGTTATTTTCATGCCATTGCACAGATCCCGGTATCGGTTATTGCCCCCGTAGTAGACTGTAAAGTGAAGCAGCAGCTTGAGCAAAGACAAATTAACTGGCATGACATTCCGATAATATTGCCAGAGCATGGTGCTGCTCGCAATCGCTTTGAAAAATGGTATCGACAAAAGGGCCAGGGCAAGCCTAATATTTACGCCACAGTTTCTGGCCATGAAGCATTGGTGTCTATGGTAGCTTTAGGTTGTGGTGTTGGTGTTGCGCCGGAAGTTGTATTAGAGAATAGCCCGGTGAAAGACCGAGTACAAAGACTTACTGTGCCATCGGCAATGAAACCATTTGAACTTGGCATTTGTTGTTTGAAAAAACGTATGAATGAATCGGTGATCAGTGCATTTATGGCGACTGTTTTAGAAAGTTAG